Proteins encoded within one genomic window of uncultured Sphingopyxis sp.:
- a CDS encoding aspartyl/asparaginyl beta-hydroxylase domain-containing protein → MTGQTTWLDQARDAHRRGDVAAETAALDAAIRADRGNLPALLAMAELKRRLADDRAAGSFYRLALGTAAQARSVPPALHPGLQRAEQFLAETERAFADHLLGQLRGAGIDTKNATPRVAEALRMLAGEQPLYVQQPNMFYFPGLAQRPFFERSDFDWAEAVEAATGAIRAELLAMIDSAADAFGPYVTAAPGRPPPNNPLLDKPDWGAAWLWKDGAVADGMAALCPAALAALELAPQPVIPGRAPIALFSRLTPGTHIQPHHGMLNTRLICHLPLIVPDGCGLRVGAETRGWREGELLIFDDSFEHEAWNRGTSDRTILLFEIWRPDIDADEREQLTRIFAAIDTYGEQ, encoded by the coding sequence ATGACGGGGCAGACGACATGGCTGGACCAAGCGCGCGACGCGCACCGCCGCGGCGATGTGGCGGCGGAGACTGCGGCGCTCGACGCCGCGATCCGCGCCGATCGCGGCAATCTCCCGGCCTTGCTGGCGATGGCGGAACTCAAGCGCCGGCTCGCCGACGATCGCGCGGCGGGCAGCTTTTACCGCCTCGCGCTCGGCACCGCCGCGCAGGCGCGCAGCGTTCCGCCGGCGCTTCATCCCGGCCTTCAGCGCGCCGAGCAGTTCCTCGCCGAGACCGAGCGCGCCTTTGCCGATCACCTGCTCGGCCAGCTGCGCGGGGCGGGGATCGACACAAAGAACGCCACGCCGCGCGTCGCAGAGGCGCTGCGGATGCTTGCCGGCGAGCAGCCGCTCTATGTGCAACAGCCGAACATGTTCTACTTCCCGGGCCTCGCCCAGCGCCCCTTTTTCGAGCGGTCCGATTTCGACTGGGCGGAAGCGGTCGAGGCCGCGACCGGCGCGATCCGCGCCGAACTGCTCGCCATGATCGATAGCGCGGCCGACGCTTTCGGTCCCTATGTCACCGCCGCCCCCGGCCGGCCGCCGCCGAACAACCCGCTGCTCGACAAGCCCGACTGGGGAGCGGCCTGGCTCTGGAAGGATGGCGCGGTCGCCGACGGGATGGCGGCGCTATGTCCCGCGGCGCTCGCCGCGCTGGAGCTCGCACCGCAGCCCGTCATCCCCGGGCGCGCGCCGATCGCGCTCTTCTCGCGCCTCACCCCCGGCACGCATATCCAGCCGCACCACGGCATGCTCAACACGCGGCTGATCTGCCACCTGCCGCTCATCGTGCCCGATGGTTGCGGCCTCCGCGTCGGAGCCGAAACGCGCGGCTGGCGCGAGGGCGAGCTGCTGATTTTCGACGACAGCTTCGAGCATGAGGCGTGGAATCGCGGGACCAGCGACCGCACCATCCTGCTGTTCGAAATCTGGCGCCCCGACATCGATGCCGACGAACGCGAACAATTGACGCGCATCTTCGCGGCGATCGACACTTATGGCGAACAATAG